In one Oikeobacillus pervagus genomic region, the following are encoded:
- a CDS encoding ATP-binding protein has translation MTKSLKLHRNNYGYIQLNRDGTIINTNDEVRRCPIFRKLEDSDNIFKQLKNEEVRMKLHQCFLGKLSQFIVTIDSQQYFFHFLSIAESITSHLYIFNLDELMMENGNNNWNAHLLTSIGELSAGVAHEVRNPLTAVKGFLQLLEQTYNTKYIHIALDEVERAISILNDLMSVSKPEFEQENVISFNVATELESTLLLFQNQLYNIRIVKDFKQQVAIVKGRRNQIKKAFFNLIKNAIEAMPNGGTLTIELYQDEDGTHVMISDTGVGIPKDKLRLLGTPFFTLKQDGTGMGIAQVYSAIQNNHAFIQVKSIEGKGTSFYIRFPNDSRRKDHTISMEGIEMKTVQAGTSLAEFLEKNADAYANEWHEYIERNKSYFFDFYEDPETLKETVRLLTLLVSKSINGIKSEEIIAWAKETGTNRAKVDFPINLAWEVFQSCRGILWSAIRTYYLEEGIKLDIEEFFALERNINDIIDTIIDTYTSYYVKYKDELLRCQRETVDELSVPVIPIANKVSILPIVGNVDTYRAKKIREKTLVRVKELKAQKLIIDISGVPFVDTAVVNHLFKIVKGIRLLGCSTILTGISPEIADTMIELGIEIDSELKTRSDLQQALQEIQL, from the coding sequence ATGACAAAATCACTTAAACTCCACCGTAATAATTATGGATATATTCAATTGAATCGGGATGGCACAATTATCAATACAAATGATGAAGTTAGAAGATGTCCCATCTTTCGTAAATTAGAAGATTCAGATAATATTTTCAAACAACTTAAAAATGAAGAGGTGAGGATGAAGCTGCATCAATGCTTCCTTGGGAAACTAAGTCAATTTATCGTGACAATTGATTCACAGCAATATTTTTTTCACTTCCTTTCAATTGCTGAATCGATTACATCTCATTTATACATTTTTAATTTAGACGAACTGATGATGGAAAATGGAAATAATAACTGGAATGCTCACTTATTGACTTCGATTGGAGAATTGTCTGCGGGAGTTGCTCATGAAGTACGAAATCCATTGACTGCAGTGAAAGGTTTTCTCCAATTACTAGAGCAAACCTACAATACGAAATACATACATATTGCTTTGGATGAAGTCGAACGGGCGATTAGTATATTAAATGATTTAATGAGTGTATCAAAACCTGAATTTGAGCAGGAAAATGTCATTTCGTTTAATGTCGCGACTGAACTTGAATCGACTTTACTTTTATTCCAAAATCAACTTTATAATATAAGAATTGTTAAAGATTTTAAGCAACAAGTAGCGATCGTAAAGGGAAGAAGAAATCAAATCAAGAAAGCTTTCTTTAATTTAATCAAAAATGCGATTGAAGCGATGCCAAACGGGGGAACCCTTACGATTGAGTTGTACCAAGATGAGGATGGGACTCATGTCATGATTTCTGATACGGGCGTAGGGATTCCAAAAGATAAACTCCGTCTTCTAGGAACACCGTTTTTCACATTGAAACAAGATGGAACAGGGATGGGAATCGCTCAAGTTTATTCCGCGATTCAAAATAATCATGCATTTATTCAAGTAAAAAGTATAGAAGGAAAAGGAACATCTTTTTATATTCGTTTTCCGAACGATAGTCGCAGGAAAGACCATACAATATCAATGGAGGGAATCGAGATGAAAACAGTTCAAGCCGGAACAAGCCTTGCAGAATTTCTTGAAAAAAATGCGGATGCCTATGCAAATGAGTGGCACGAATATATTGAACGAAACAAAAGTTATTTCTTTGATTTTTATGAAGACCCTGAAACATTGAAAGAAACAGTTAGATTGTTAACCCTTCTTGTATCTAAAAGCATTAATGGAATCAAATCGGAAGAAATTATCGCATGGGCAAAAGAGACAGGAACAAATCGTGCCAAAGTGGATTTCCCTATTAATCTTGCATGGGAAGTATTCCAATCTTGTCGAGGAATTTTATGGAGTGCGATTAGAACCTATTATTTGGAAGAAGGGATTAAACTCGATATCGAGGAGTTTTTCGCTTTAGAACGGAATATCAACGACATCATTGACACGATCATTGACACCTATACTTCTTATTATGTGAAATATAAAGACGAGCTATTAAGATGCCAACGCGAAACAGTGGATGAATTATCCGTTCCAGTTATTCCAATTGCGAACAAAGTGAGTATCCTTCCGATTGTTGGGAATGTTGACACGTATCGTGCCAAAAAAATCCGTGAAAAAACGCTTGTAAGAGTAAAAGAATTAAAAGCACAAAAATTAATCATCGATATATCGGGTGTCCCATTTGTTGATACAGCGGTCGTGAATCATTTATTTAAAATTGTGAAAGGAATTAGATTACTAGGATGTTCAACGATCCTAACAGGTATTAGCCCAGAAATTGCGGATACGATGATTGAGCTTGGAATTGAAATCGATAGTGAATTAAAAACTCGCTCCGACTTACAACAAGCTTTACAAGAGATTCAATTATAA
- a CDS encoding sodium/proline symporter, whose product MDKMIILIIGILYLIVILVIGIWSSRKQKDMSTFYIGGRSFGPWLVALAISSTTMSGYGFVGLPAIAYENGYIIIMLGIFATAGIFVSFLVLAKPLRKISEKFGSLTISDLLETRYNSKAVRVVTALAILGGAIGYQMAQYKALGNMLQTVLGVRYEVALFIGVAILTVYVVAGGMISAVWTDFIQMIIMVAGSLIVFFGGLRLVGGFSQMNRELTQINPDLTQAFHTNGGSMTIFIFLSYFLLYMIGQQAQPHVVTKFYMIRKLSMLKWAAFIAALTYGLTVLLWFSGPFTRILVERGEMAAPASADLVVPTFITTYFHPVIAGLLFAAVMAAIMSTSEAFLLLASSSVVRDIYQQVIKKGKELPPKKELSLSRWVTLATVALTFLLSLNPPDLVGWLGNASWGLFVASLLPAVSIGIWWKRATRQAALVSTILGFSLSLILYILKVKGIYTPQLDTGAIAFIISTLSFVIVSYLTKNEKSELFSHEDPRIQADKLVIENKQ is encoded by the coding sequence ATGGACAAGATGATCATATTAATCATCGGAATTCTTTATCTTATAGTCATCCTTGTCATCGGGATTTGGTCTAGTCGCAAGCAAAAAGATATGAGTACCTTTTATATTGGGGGACGGAGTTTTGGTCCATGGCTTGTCGCTCTCGCTATTTCTTCTACGACAATGTCAGGATATGGATTTGTAGGATTACCAGCAATCGCATATGAAAATGGATATATTATCATCATGCTCGGGATCTTTGCGACGGCCGGAATTTTTGTTAGTTTCTTAGTCCTTGCCAAACCGTTGAGAAAAATATCGGAAAAATTCGGCTCGTTGACCATCTCTGATTTACTTGAAACCCGATATAACAGCAAAGCCGTCCGAGTGGTCACAGCGCTCGCCATCTTAGGCGGTGCTATTGGATATCAAATGGCTCAATACAAGGCACTTGGTAATATGTTACAAACGGTATTAGGGGTTCGTTATGAAGTGGCATTATTCATCGGTGTCGCCATCCTAACCGTGTATGTTGTAGCTGGTGGAATGATTAGTGCTGTTTGGACAGACTTCATTCAAATGATCATCATGGTCGCAGGTTCTTTAATTGTATTTTTTGGTGGGCTTCGATTAGTAGGCGGATTTAGTCAAATGAATCGAGAATTAACGCAAATCAATCCAGATCTCACCCAGGCCTTTCATACCAATGGTGGGTCGATGACAATCTTTATCTTCCTCTCCTATTTTTTACTTTATATGATTGGCCAACAAGCCCAACCTCATGTTGTAACTAAGTTTTATATGATACGGAAACTTTCCATGTTAAAATGGGCGGCTTTTATTGCCGCATTAACTTATGGTTTAACCGTACTGCTTTGGTTTTCGGGTCCCTTTACAAGAATTCTAGTCGAACGTGGCGAAATGGCTGCTCCTGCTTCCGCTGATTTAGTCGTACCAACCTTCATCACGACATACTTCCACCCAGTTATTGCCGGACTTTTATTTGCAGCTGTAATGGCAGCAATCATGTCAACAAGTGAAGCTTTTCTTCTATTAGCAAGTTCCAGTGTAGTTCGGGATATTTATCAACAAGTCATCAAAAAAGGAAAAGAACTCCCTCCAAAAAAGGAATTATCGCTTTCACGTTGGGTGACTTTAGCTACTGTCGCTTTAACTTTCCTTTTATCATTAAATCCACCCGATTTAGTTGGTTGGTTAGGAAATGCATCATGGGGATTATTCGTGGCGTCCCTACTTCCAGCTGTCAGTATAGGTATTTGGTGGAAGCGTGCAACCCGTCAAGCAGCTCTTGTTTCCACGATTCTTGGATTCTCTCTTAGTCTCATTCTTTATATTTTGAAGGTCAAAGGAATCTATACTCCTCAGTTAGACACAGGCGCTATCGCTTTTATCATTTCAACTCTTTCATTTGTGATCGTTTCCTATTTAACGAAAAATGAAAAAAGTGAACTATTTTCACATGAAGATCCGCGTATTCAAGCTGACAAACTAGTGATTGAAAATAAGCAATAA
- a CDS encoding ATP-binding protein: MYRIAIEREVDIYMASTIGKKLADEHHLNKIEQTKLVVSIMELSRNIIYYADEGEVYITPIPSYGIEVIAIDKGPGIKDLEKVLKNEVPSKKGLGLGLSGVKRLMDEFEIISDEENGTKIRAVKWFNERKVSPYDKIT, from the coding sequence TTGTATAGAATTGCAATCGAAAGAGAAGTTGATATTTATATGGCAAGTACGATTGGGAAAAAATTAGCAGATGAGCATCATCTTAATAAGATAGAGCAAACAAAATTAGTCGTTTCAATTATGGAATTATCCCGAAATATTATTTATTATGCTGACGAAGGAGAAGTGTATATCACTCCAATTCCATCGTATGGGATTGAGGTCATTGCGATCGATAAAGGGCCTGGGATAAAAGATTTAGAAAAAGTATTAAAAAATGAGGTTCCATCCAAAAAAGGGCTTGGATTAGGACTTTCAGGTGTGAAGCGGCTTATGGATGAATTTGAGATTATAAGCGATGAAGAGAATGGTACGAAAATTCGAGCTGTCAAGTGGTTTAATGAAAGGAAGGTCAGTCCCTATGACAAAATCACTTAA
- a CDS encoding helix-turn-helix domain-containing protein: MLNINPDHVVLKPAFATIQCEPNWEWKKREQPFANYDLFYIWSGEGTVVLNRRPYNVQKGSCFLFKPGDETTATQNSQNALTLTYIHFDVTEFIQTVPQSYRIIQNTLNFESLLTRYVRLLLEKPFGAEVEAKLIIKELMIHLLREDLQEEKQLVDVSNRLLETIREIANYIRQHPSREHSIENLAARANLSPRYFSKKFKQIIGQTVRSYIIQARIERAEHLLYYTGMTVTEAAKTLGYSDLHFFSRQFKQYTGKNPSEIR, translated from the coding sequence ATGCTGAACATCAATCCAGATCACGTTGTCCTTAAACCTGCATTTGCGACTATACAATGTGAGCCCAACTGGGAATGGAAGAAACGCGAGCAACCATTTGCTAACTATGATTTATTTTACATATGGAGTGGAGAGGGAACGGTCGTGTTAAACCGTCGCCCATATAATGTACAAAAGGGAAGTTGTTTTCTTTTTAAACCAGGCGATGAGACAACTGCCACTCAAAATTCTCAGAATGCCCTCACCTTAACTTATATCCATTTTGATGTCACGGAGTTTATTCAAACCGTTCCACAATCTTATCGAATTATTCAAAATACGCTGAATTTCGAATCCCTTTTAACAAGATATGTTCGTTTATTATTAGAAAAGCCATTTGGAGCTGAAGTGGAAGCAAAGCTGATCATAAAGGAGCTAATGATTCATTTATTGCGAGAAGATCTACAGGAAGAAAAACAGCTGGTCGATGTAAGCAATCGTTTGCTGGAAACGATTCGAGAAATTGCCAATTATATTCGCCAACATCCGAGTAGAGAGCACTCCATTGAAAACTTAGCTGCTCGTGCTAATTTATCCCCACGCTATTTTTCCAAAAAGTTCAAACAAATTATTGGTCAAACGGTTCGTTCCTATATCATCCAAGCGCGGATTGAACGAGCAGAACATTTACTTTATTATACAGGAATGACCGTGACCGAAGCAGCCAAAACCCTCGGTTACTCAGACCTCCACTTCTTTAGCAGACAATTTAAACAGTACACAGGAAAAAATCCATCCGAAATCCGCTAG